A section of the Streptomyces sp. Je 1-369 genome encodes:
- the kdpA gene encoding potassium-transporting ATPase subunit KdpA yields the protein MSPVLAGVLQLLALVAALALAYRPLGDYMAHVYGSKKHLRAEKWIYKAIGANPDTEMRWPAYLRGVLAFSAAGVLFLYLLQRLQGSLPGSLGFKSIDPDQAFNTAASFVANTNWQSYSGEQAMGHVVQTGGLAVQNFVSAAVGIAVAVALVRGFARSRTGELGNFWADLVRGTVRILLPISVIGALVLVACGALQNFSGIHEVGQFLGGKQQWNGGAVASQEVIKELGTNGGGYFNANSAHPFENPNPLSNLFEIFLILLIPFALTRTFGRMVGSIRQGYAILATMATIWLGFTALMMWTEFHHGGPAFDLAGGAMEGKENRFGIAGSSIFSVATTLTSTGAVNSFHSSYTGFGGGIQMLGMQLGEIAPGGTGSGLYGMLIMALIAVFIAGLMVGRTPEYLGKKIGTREIKLAACYILVTPALVLGFTAVAMALPTPGDSMTNTGAHGFSEILYAYTSGANNNGSAFAGLNADTQWFNSTIGLAMLLGRFLPMVFVLALAGSLAEQQPVPKTAGTLRTEKPLFTGLLVGTIMIITGLTYFPALALGPLAEGLAS from the coding sequence ACGGCTCGAAGAAGCACCTCCGTGCCGAGAAGTGGATCTACAAGGCCATCGGCGCCAATCCCGACACGGAGATGCGCTGGCCCGCCTACCTGCGCGGTGTCCTCGCCTTCTCCGCCGCCGGCGTCCTCTTCCTCTACCTGCTGCAGCGGCTCCAGGGCTCGCTGCCCGGCTCGCTGGGCTTCAAGTCCATCGACCCGGACCAGGCGTTCAACACCGCGGCGTCGTTCGTCGCGAACACCAACTGGCAGTCGTACTCCGGCGAACAGGCCATGGGCCACGTCGTGCAGACCGGCGGCCTCGCCGTGCAGAACTTCGTCTCCGCGGCCGTGGGCATCGCCGTCGCGGTGGCGCTCGTACGCGGCTTCGCCAGGTCCCGCACCGGTGAGCTCGGCAACTTCTGGGCCGACCTCGTGCGCGGCACGGTCCGCATCCTGCTCCCGATCTCCGTGATCGGCGCGCTCGTCCTGGTCGCCTGCGGCGCCCTCCAGAACTTCTCCGGCATCCACGAGGTCGGCCAGTTCCTGGGCGGCAAGCAGCAGTGGAACGGCGGCGCCGTCGCCTCCCAGGAGGTCATCAAGGAGCTGGGCACCAACGGCGGCGGCTACTTCAACGCCAACTCCGCCCACCCCTTCGAGAACCCCAACCCGCTCTCGAACCTCTTCGAGATCTTCCTGATCCTGCTCATCCCGTTCGCGCTGACGCGGACCTTCGGCAGGATGGTCGGCTCGATACGGCAGGGCTACGCGATCCTCGCCACGATGGCGACGATCTGGCTCGGCTTCACCGCGCTGATGATGTGGACCGAGTTCCACCACGGCGGCCCGGCCTTCGACCTCGCGGGCGGGGCGATGGAGGGCAAGGAGAACCGGTTCGGCATCGCAGGCTCGTCGATCTTCTCCGTAGCCACCACGCTCACCTCCACCGGCGCGGTGAACTCCTTCCACTCCTCCTACACCGGCTTCGGCGGCGGCATCCAGATGCTGGGCATGCAGCTCGGCGAGATCGCGCCCGGCGGCACCGGATCGGGCCTCTACGGCATGCTGATCATGGCGCTCATCGCCGTGTTCATCGCAGGACTCATGGTCGGACGCACCCCCGAGTACCTCGGCAAGAAGATCGGCACCCGCGAGATCAAGCTGGCCGCCTGCTACATCCTCGTCACCCCGGCGCTCGTCCTCGGCTTCACCGCCGTCGCGATGGCCCTGCCCACCCCGGGCGACTCGATGACGAACACCGGCGCGCACGGCTTCTCCGAGATCCTCTACGCCTATACCTCCGGGGCCAACAACAACGGCTCGGCCTTCGCGGGCCTGAACGCCGACACGCAGTGGTTCAACAGCACCATCGGACTCGCGATGCTGCTCGGCCGGTTCCTGCCGATGGTCTTCGTCCTCGCGCTCGCCGGTTCGCTGGCCGAGCAGCAGCCCGTCCCGAAGACGGCGGGGACCCTGCGCACCGAGAAGCCGCTCTTCACCGGGCTGCTTGTCGGCACGATCATGATCATCACCGGTCTGACCTATTTCCCCGCGCTCGCGCTGGGACCGCTTGCCGAGGGGCTCGCATCATGA
- a CDS encoding response regulator: MTRVLVVEDDAQLVRALVINLRAREYGVDAAPDGTTALRLTEARRPDVVILDLGLPDMDGIEVLKLLRALTRAPVLVLTARRASAEKVVALDAGADDYITKPFGMNELLARLRAAVRRTEPAPAGRETAVVTTDGFTVDLVAKKVTRDGRDVRLTPTEWQLLEILIRHPGHLITQRQLLLDVWGPSHDTKTNYLRVYMAQLRRKLETDPSRPRHLITEPGMGYRFES; the protein is encoded by the coding sequence ATGACCCGGGTGCTGGTGGTGGAGGACGACGCGCAGCTCGTACGGGCTCTCGTGATCAACCTCCGGGCCCGCGAGTACGGGGTGGACGCCGCCCCCGACGGAACCACCGCGTTACGCCTGACGGAGGCCCGGCGGCCGGACGTCGTCATCCTCGACCTGGGCCTGCCCGACATGGACGGCATCGAGGTGCTCAAGCTCCTCCGCGCCCTGACCCGCGCGCCGGTCCTGGTCCTCACCGCCCGGCGCGCGTCGGCCGAGAAGGTCGTGGCGCTCGACGCGGGAGCCGACGACTACATCACGAAGCCGTTCGGCATGAACGAGCTCCTCGCCCGGCTGCGCGCCGCCGTCCGCCGCACCGAACCCGCCCCGGCGGGACGGGAGACCGCCGTGGTCACCACCGACGGCTTCACCGTCGACCTGGTCGCCAAGAAGGTCACCCGCGACGGCCGCGACGTACGCCTGACCCCCACGGAGTGGCAGCTCCTGGAGATCCTCATCCGCCACCCGGGACACCTCATCACCCAGCGGCAACTGCTGCTCGACGTGTGGGGCCCGTCCCACGACACGAAAACCAACTACCTCCGGGTCTACATGGCCCAGCTCCGCCGCAAACTGGAAACGGACCCCTCCCGTCCCCGGCACCTCATCACGGAGCCGGGGATGGGGTACCGCTTCGAGAGCTGA
- a CDS encoding effector-associated constant component EACC1 has translation MSIQIKVSGPAGSDSALVRDLHAWLQREDELRGRVRLAGGPPEPGQMGAVSELVLTAVSSGTVAALVASAQLWIKQRRANLSIVVRHPDGKEVEIDAEQISGAEEFIRTVLRDADPAP, from the coding sequence ATGTCGATACAGATCAAGGTCAGTGGTCCTGCGGGCTCCGACTCGGCGCTGGTGCGGGATCTGCACGCCTGGCTCCAGCGGGAGGACGAGCTGCGCGGCCGGGTCCGGCTCGCGGGCGGGCCGCCGGAGCCGGGGCAGATGGGGGCCGTGTCGGAGCTGGTCCTGACGGCGGTCAGCAGCGGCACGGTCGCCGCGCTGGTGGCGTCCGCGCAGCTCTGGATCAAGCAGCGGCGCGCGAACCTCTCCATCGTCGTGCGGCATCCGGACGGCAAGGAGGTGGAGATCGACGCGGAGCAGATCTCGGGCGCCGAGGAATTCATCCGAACGGTACTGCGGGATGCGGACCCGGCGCCCTGA
- a CDS encoding potassium-transporting ATPase subunit C, translated as MNNSVGNTARLIGAGLRALLVLTVICGVLYPLAVTGVAQALFNDKANGSEVQADGRTVGSELIGQRYDLPLRKGQETAEPDLKWFQPRPSNGLGENSVNTQYKLLLSGATNLSGANKELIQQVKDAKAAVIKDNSTPGHRIAPADVPADAVTSSGSGLDPHISPEYADLQVRRVAAENHLPVRQVHELVDDHTDGRTLGFIGEPRVNVLQLNIALKELTGKG; from the coding sequence ATGAACAACTCCGTAGGAAACACCGCCCGGCTGATCGGCGCCGGCCTGCGCGCCCTCCTCGTCCTCACCGTCATCTGCGGCGTCCTCTACCCCCTCGCCGTGACCGGCGTCGCCCAAGCCCTGTTCAACGACAAGGCGAACGGCTCCGAGGTGCAGGCGGACGGCAGGACCGTCGGCTCCGAACTCATCGGCCAGCGCTACGACCTGCCGCTGAGGAAGGGCCAGGAGACCGCCGAACCGGACCTCAAGTGGTTCCAGCCCCGCCCCTCCAACGGCCTCGGCGAGAACAGCGTCAACACGCAGTACAAGCTGCTCCTGTCCGGCGCCACCAACCTCTCCGGCGCCAACAAGGAACTGATCCAGCAGGTGAAGGACGCCAAGGCGGCCGTCATCAAGGACAACTCGACCCCCGGCCACCGGATCGCCCCCGCCGACGTGCCCGCCGACGCGGTCACCTCCTCCGGCTCCGGCCTCGACCCGCACATCTCCCCGGAGTACGCCGACCTCCAGGTCCGACGTGTGGCCGCCGAGAACCACCTGCCCGTACGACAGGTCCACGAGCTGGTCGACGACCACACCGACGGACGCACCCTCGGCTTCATCGGCGAGCCGCGCGTCAACGTCCTCCAGCTCAACATCGCGCTCAAGGAACTCACCGGCAAGGGGTGA
- the kdpB gene encoding potassium-transporting ATPase subunit KdpB, with the protein MSTDTKVEVPTGHEPAHAGDSGKVGAGLFDPAQLLKSLPDAFRKLNPRVMVKSPVMFVVLIGSVVTTVLALKDPGDWFGWAITAWLWLTTVFANLAEAVAEGRGKAQADTLRKAKTDTVARRLSGTAEESVAGTDLRIGDLVVCEAGDIIPGDGDVVEGVASVDESAITGESAPVIRESGGDRSAVTGGTKVLSDRIVIKITTKPGETFIDRMINLVEGAARQKTPNEIALNILLASLTIVFLLAVVTLKPFAIYAGADGQTSLIVLAALLVCLIPTTIGALLSAIGIAGMDRLVQRNVLAMSGRAVEAAGDVSTLLLDKTGTITLGNRQAAEFVPVRGTTEAEVADAAQLSSLADETPEGRSVVVLAKEKYGLRERHQGELTGAEWIEFTAQTRMSGVDIDGRKVRKGATGSVVAWVKERGGEVAEDAQDINDRISQAGGTPLLVALEDADGARVLGVIHLKDVVKEGMRERFDELRRMGIKTVMITGDNPLTAKAIADEAGVDDFLAEATPEDKMALIKREQAGGKLVAMTGDGTNDAPALAQADVGVAMNTGTSAAKEAGNMVDLDSNPTKLIEIVEVGKQLLITRGALTTFSIANDVAKYFAIIPAMFAVAYPSLDKLNIMNLSSPESAILSAVVFNALIIVALVPLALKGVRYRPMSADRMLRRNLGLYGLGGLVAPFIGIKIIDVLISLIPGIG; encoded by the coding sequence ATGAGCACAGACACCAAGGTGGAAGTCCCCACCGGCCACGAGCCCGCCCACGCCGGGGACTCCGGCAAAGTCGGCGCGGGCCTCTTCGACCCGGCCCAGCTCCTGAAGTCGCTGCCGGACGCCTTCCGCAAACTGAACCCGCGCGTGATGGTCAAGTCACCCGTCATGTTCGTCGTCCTGATCGGCTCGGTGGTCACCACCGTGCTCGCGCTCAAGGACCCGGGGGACTGGTTCGGCTGGGCGATCACCGCCTGGCTCTGGCTGACCACGGTCTTCGCCAACCTCGCGGAGGCCGTCGCCGAGGGCCGCGGCAAGGCGCAGGCCGACACCCTGCGCAAGGCCAAGACCGACACCGTCGCCCGCCGCCTCTCCGGCACCGCCGAGGAGTCCGTGGCCGGCACCGACCTGCGCATCGGCGACCTGGTCGTCTGCGAGGCCGGCGACATCATCCCCGGCGACGGAGACGTCGTAGAAGGCGTGGCCTCCGTCGACGAGTCCGCGATCACCGGCGAATCGGCGCCCGTCATCCGCGAGTCGGGCGGCGACCGCTCCGCCGTCACGGGCGGTACGAAGGTCCTCTCCGACCGCATCGTCATCAAGATCACGACGAAGCCGGGCGAGACGTTCATCGACCGCATGATCAACCTGGTCGAGGGCGCGGCCCGCCAGAAGACGCCCAACGAGATCGCCCTGAACATCCTCCTGGCGTCCCTCACCATCGTCTTCCTGCTCGCCGTCGTCACCCTCAAGCCCTTCGCGATCTACGCGGGTGCCGACGGCCAGACGTCGCTGATCGTCCTCGCGGCGCTGCTCGTCTGCCTCATCCCGACGACCATCGGCGCGCTGCTCTCCGCGATCGGCATCGCGGGCATGGACCGCCTGGTCCAGCGCAACGTCCTCGCCATGTCCGGCAGGGCCGTCGAGGCCGCGGGCGACGTGTCGACGCTGCTCCTCGACAAGACAGGCACCATCACCCTCGGCAACCGCCAGGCCGCCGAGTTCGTGCCGGTGCGCGGCACCACGGAGGCCGAGGTCGCCGACGCCGCGCAACTCTCCTCGCTGGCCGACGAGACGCCCGAGGGCCGCTCCGTCGTCGTACTCGCCAAGGAGAAGTACGGACTCAGGGAGCGCCACCAAGGCGAGCTGACCGGCGCCGAATGGATCGAGTTCACGGCCCAGACCCGCATGTCCGGTGTCGACATCGACGGCCGCAAGGTCCGCAAGGGCGCGACCGGTTCGGTCGTCGCCTGGGTCAAGGAACGCGGGGGCGAGGTCGCCGAGGATGCCCAGGACATCAACGACCGGATTTCACAGGCTGGTGGCACGCCGCTGCTGGTGGCTCTGGAAGACGCTGACGGCGCCCGGGTCCTCGGGGTGATCCACCTCAAGGACGTCGTCAAGGAAGGCATGCGCGAACGGTTCGACGAACTGCGCCGCATGGGCATCAAGACCGTCATGATCACCGGCGACAACCCGCTGACCGCCAAGGCCATCGCGGACGAGGCGGGCGTGGACGACTTCCTCGCCGAGGCCACGCCCGAGGACAAGATGGCGCTGATCAAGCGCGAGCAGGCCGGCGGCAAACTCGTCGCGATGACGGGCGACGGCACCAACGACGCCCCCGCGCTCGCCCAGGCCGACGTCGGCGTCGCCATGAACACCGGCACCTCCGCCGCCAAGGAGGCCGGGAACATGGTCGACCTGGACTCCAACCCGACGAAACTCATCGAGATCGTCGAGGTCGGCAAGCAACTCCTCATCACCCGGGGCGCGTTGACGACCTTCTCGATCGCCAACGACGTCGCGAAGTACTTCGCGATCATCCCCGCCATGTTCGCGGTCGCCTATCCGTCGCTCGACAAGCTCAACATCATGAACCTGTCGTCGCCGGAGTCCGCGATCCTCTCCGCGGTCGTCTTCAACGCGCTGATCATCGTCGCGCTCGTCCCGCTCGCCCTCAAGGGCGTCCGGTACCGGCCGATGAGCGCCGACAGGATGCTGCGGCGCAACCTCGGCCTCTACGGCCTGGGCGGGCTCGTCGCCCCGTTCATCGGCATCAAGATCATCGACGTACTCATCTCCCTCATCCCCGGCATTGGGTGA
- a CDS encoding glucokinase, translating into MRTAVAAFDVGGTNSRLRGGRAGEPEYAERKVRTADFPSLGDLLTASLREADLHPDTVVLAVAGRVPAHGNVQLTNLPHWPLFDSAAFAAEHGIRLRVVNDMTATAHGMADLGPDEVRPLTHHDAAFRADELLAVSVGSGVGSALLDGHGAVRTSESGHVTWQPVDAFEAGYLAFLRRGSGGSGGLGGVITVEEAIGGLRGFDRMYDYACHAAPAAPDLHDRVTEARRTGAAVAPLITAAALAGDPRAREVVRLFAALFGQYLRGVVLVCLPAGGVVTLTSGVLQAPGVAEFLCAETEFLDRFISPGACHHDLLAEVPVRLALDPLVGVRGAYRLATRDALGEERRP; encoded by the coding sequence GTGCGTACAGCGGTGGCCGCGTTCGACGTGGGTGGTACCAATTCCCGGCTGCGCGGCGGCCGGGCGGGCGAACCGGAGTACGCAGAGAGGAAGGTGCGCACCGCGGACTTCCCTTCGCTGGGGGACCTGCTGACCGCCTCCCTGCGCGAGGCGGACCTGCACCCCGACACCGTCGTCCTCGCGGTCGCAGGCCGCGTTCCCGCGCACGGCAACGTACAGCTGACGAACCTGCCGCACTGGCCGCTGTTCGACAGCGCCGCGTTCGCGGCCGAGCACGGCATCCGGCTCCGCGTCGTGAACGACATGACGGCGACCGCGCACGGCATGGCCGACCTCGGACCGGACGAGGTGCGGCCGCTCACCCACCACGATGCCGCCTTCCGCGCGGACGAACTCCTCGCGGTCTCCGTGGGCAGCGGCGTCGGCAGCGCCCTCCTGGACGGGCACGGGGCGGTCCGCACGTCCGAGTCGGGGCACGTCACCTGGCAGCCGGTGGACGCGTTCGAGGCGGGCTACCTGGCCTTCCTCCGGCGCGGAAGCGGCGGGAGCGGCGGACTCGGAGGGGTCATCACCGTCGAGGAGGCCATCGGCGGGCTCCGCGGCTTCGACCGGATGTACGACTACGCGTGTCACGCGGCGCCCGCCGCCCCCGACCTGCACGACAGGGTGACCGAGGCGCGCCGCACCGGCGCGGCCGTCGCACCGCTGATCACCGCCGCGGCGCTCGCGGGCGACCCCCGTGCCCGCGAGGTCGTCCGGCTGTTCGCCGCCCTCTTCGGCCAGTACCTGCGCGGCGTGGTCCTGGTCTGCCTGCCCGCGGGCGGCGTCGTCACCCTGACGAGCGGGGTGTTGCAGGCCCCCGGGGTCGCGGAGTTCCTGTGCGCGGAGACGGAGTTCCTGGACCGCTTCATCAGCCCGGGAGCCTGCCACCACGACCTCCTCGCGGAGGTCCCGGTGCGCCTCGCCCTCGACCCGCTGGTGGGCGTGCGCGGCGCGTACCGCCTGGCCACGCGGGACGCACTGGGGGAGGAGCGCAGGCCTTAG